The proteins below come from a single Agrococcus beijingensis genomic window:
- a CDS encoding AraC family transcriptional regulator, which produces MRYLERAAPAALAGIATRLWVLEVDAERPFEKILPMPFVHLIVNLSAPYRIHDADGGATVVADAFVSRLQSGCLVIEPPDRIRHVGVELTPVGLSALAPAERAPTATDPPKAGAAAVRDARELLFGVDALVEQLESIAAGAAPLESALDVLEAFLLASTVRAPDALVVRALAAIDDDPATPVAALAAALGVSQRTLIARFRAATGTTPKQHQQVLRFHRFIDALHAAPQARHEPDWAVLAVESGFYDQPHVIRAFRRFSGWTPTGYLRMVAEHGPDAAHFVPLDRLPSAAA; this is translated from the coding sequence GGCGCTCGCGGGCATCGCGACGCGGCTGTGGGTGCTCGAGGTCGACGCCGAGCGGCCGTTCGAGAAGATCCTGCCGATGCCCTTCGTGCACCTGATCGTCAACCTGTCGGCGCCCTACCGCATCCATGACGCCGATGGCGGAGCGACGGTGGTGGCGGATGCCTTCGTCTCCCGTCTGCAGTCCGGGTGCCTGGTGATCGAACCGCCCGACCGCATCCGCCATGTGGGGGTCGAGCTGACGCCCGTGGGGCTGAGCGCGCTCGCGCCGGCAGAGCGCGCGCCGACGGCCACTGACCCGCCGAAAGCCGGCGCAGCCGCGGTGCGCGATGCCCGGGAGCTGCTCTTCGGCGTCGACGCGCTGGTCGAGCAGTTGGAGTCGATCGCGGCCGGTGCCGCGCCCCTCGAGTCGGCGCTCGACGTGCTCGAGGCGTTCCTGCTCGCGTCGACGGTGCGTGCGCCCGACGCGCTCGTGGTGCGGGCGCTCGCGGCGATCGACGACGACCCCGCGACGCCGGTGGCGGCGCTCGCCGCGGCGCTCGGCGTCTCGCAGCGCACGCTGATCGCGCGCTTCCGCGCTGCCACCGGCACCACCCCGAAGCAGCACCAGCAGGTGCTGCGGTTCCACCGCTTCATCGATGCGCTGCACGCCGCCCCGCAGGCGCGGCACGAGCCCGACTGGGCCGTGCTCGCGGTCGAGTCGGGCTTCTACGACCAGCCGCACGTCATCCGCGCCTTCCGGCGCTTCAGCGGCTGGACGCCGACCGGCTACCTGCGCATGGTCGCCGAGCACGGGCCGGATGCGGCGCACTTCGTGCCGCTCGACCGGCTGCCCTCGGCCGCGGCCTGA
- a CDS encoding DUF4287 domain-containing protein, protein MDVDAATQTMIDNVPAKTGRSLDEWFGVLDAAGLEKHGQAMALLKSEHGVSHGFANLIVLLHRSRHAGDSSADDLVDAQYAGAKAALRPILDALLAEVRGYGHDVEIAPKRTSVSLRRRKQFAVVEAASGKRVQLGINLGAATPTERLKAAGGMCTHRVDLGSIDDVDDELRGWLREAYAIA, encoded by the coding sequence ATGGACGTGGATGCTGCGACGCAGACGATGATCGACAACGTGCCGGCGAAGACCGGCCGGAGCCTCGACGAGTGGTTCGGCGTGCTCGACGCCGCAGGGCTCGAGAAGCACGGACAGGCGATGGCGCTGCTGAAGTCGGAGCACGGCGTCAGCCATGGCTTCGCCAACCTGATCGTGCTGCTGCACCGCTCGCGTCACGCCGGCGACTCGAGCGCCGACGACCTCGTCGACGCGCAGTACGCAGGGGCGAAGGCGGCGCTGCGACCCATCCTCGATGCGCTGCTGGCCGAGGTGCGCGGCTACGGCCACGACGTCGAGATCGCGCCGAAGCGCACCAGCGTGTCGCTGCGCCGCCGCAAGCAGTTCGCGGTGGTCGAGGCGGCGAGCGGCAAGCGCGTGCAGCTCGGCATCAACCTCGGCGCCGCGACGCCCACCGAGCGGTTGAAGGCCGCGGGCGGCATGTGCACGCACCGGGTCGACCTCGGCTCGATCGACGACGTCGACGACGAGCTGCGGGGCTGGCTGCGCGAGGCGTACGCGATCGCGTGA